A window from Sinanaerobacter sp. ZZT-01 encodes these proteins:
- a CDS encoding FtsK/SpoIIIE domain-containing protein, translating to MAKSNLDKGDQQLELVGNYLINFFKGVGAGTKKILKEQGMMVLFVIVTLVSGAIFYLRANIALHFIPNQEFHILKIALLLVPVLPVLFLYIIGTNDEKSEDFEQKFAQIKFCGKDGSYPKFKEKEKKEDGKKVIYSFFSPSIELQVWETRKTELENVLDCNILKIENAKKSKQVVRLHAVPAEIAISENLPWSDDYIKEKDWLLCLGQGLLDEAVIDLNKYPHALIAGVTGSGKSVNLRCLLWQCVKKGAKIYMFDFKGGVEFGREYEQFGEVVTERQRALEILKVLVKEMKLRLKLFRECNVKNLAEYNELHPNRVLCRIVAFCDEVSEMLDKTGLQKSDQKIYLEIEKEMASLARLARAAGINMILGTQRPDAQVIAGQIKNNLPIRISGRMVDKHASEMVLGNTKASQMGDTLGRFLYSVGADTYEFQAFNFSDSSLTPGDYQVGEMLLEQSHHKYEMDDDNSYEEELEEDYEDGFEDEEEFEFQGF from the coding sequence GTGGCGAAATCGAATCTTGACAAAGGCGATCAGCAGCTTGAATTGGTTGGTAATTATCTAATTAACTTTTTTAAAGGTGTAGGAGCTGGAACAAAGAAAATATTAAAAGAACAAGGGATGATGGTTTTATTTGTGATTGTTACACTAGTTAGTGGAGCAATTTTTTATTTGCGGGCAAATATTGCACTGCATTTTATTCCTAATCAGGAATTTCATATTTTAAAAATTGCACTTTTGCTTGTACCGGTTTTACCGGTTCTTTTTCTTTATATCATTGGTACAAATGATGAAAAATCAGAAGATTTTGAGCAGAAATTTGCACAAATTAAATTTTGTGGGAAAGACGGTTCTTATCCAAAATTCAAAGAAAAGGAAAAGAAGGAGGATGGGAAAAAGGTGATTTATTCCTTTTTTTCTCCATCTATAGAGCTTCAAGTGTGGGAGACTCGTAAAACAGAACTGGAAAATGTTCTGGATTGCAATATCCTTAAAATTGAGAATGCGAAAAAGAGCAAGCAAGTCGTCCGGCTGCATGCTGTGCCGGCAGAGATAGCAATTAGCGAAAATCTTCCATGGTCTGATGATTACATCAAGGAGAAGGATTGGCTGCTTTGCTTAGGGCAAGGTCTTTTGGATGAAGCAGTCATTGACTTGAACAAATACCCACATGCATTAATTGCCGGTGTAACAGGTTCCGGAAAATCCGTAAATTTGCGCTGCTTGCTCTGGCAATGCGTGAAAAAAGGCGCAAAAATTTATATGTTCGACTTTAAAGGTGGTGTTGAGTTCGGCAGGGAATATGAGCAGTTCGGTGAAGTTGTCACCGAACGTCAAAGAGCTTTGGAAATTTTAAAAGTACTTGTAAAAGAAATGAAGTTACGTTTAAAGCTGTTTCGGGAATGTAACGTAAAGAACCTGGCCGAATATAATGAGCTTCATCCGAACCGGGTACTATGCAGAATCGTCGCTTTCTGTGATGAAGTTTCGGAAATGCTGGATAAAACAGGACTTCAAAAATCGGATCAGAAGATCTATCTTGAAATCGAAAAAGAAATGGCATCTCTGGCGAGATTAGCAAGAGCAGCCGGCATCAATATGATACTTGGAACCCAGCGGCCGGATGCACAGGTCATCGCCGGACAGATTAAAAACAATCTACCGATCCGGATCAGCGGGAGAATGGTAGATAAGCACGCCTCAGAAATGGTGCTAGGAAATACAAAAGCCAGCCAGATGGGAGATACATTAGGGCGTTTCCTATATTCTGTTGGAGCAGACACCTACGAATTTCAGGCATTTAATTTTAGTGACAGTAGCCTGACTCCGGGAGATTACCAAGTCGGAGAAATGCTACTAGAACAAAGTCACCATAAATATGAAATGGATGATGACAACAGCTATGAAGAAGAATTGGAAGAGGATTACGAAGATGGCTTTGAAGACGAAGAAGAATTTGAATTTCAGGGATTTTGA
- a CDS encoding tyrosine-type recombinase/integrase has translation MFNLQVYDEVLRDQVKRKKLSEKTRSGYLHKIRELEENFEEGHSSAEALEKVIRKLCDGNQQIAKYITAIKKYERDVLGSPKILLYGEPLERLRQMQPKNKSAKKLNYSEKTYIKKFNRIENEKLKLAFRLQEKSGLRISEIAELRAKDIHFDETGRIFLSVRNGKGRKQRKVEVIEDSYLREHLSAYTCQFEADEKLFYSASYMMKKAGEYGMETHDLRRINARERFRAERNLGSTKTAARRAVGKQLGHSNPKTTNLYLGEEWNEERGEVSGEIES, from the coding sequence ATGTTTAACCTTCAGGTGTATGATGAGGTATTAAGAGATCAGGTAAAAAGAAAGAAACTTTCCGAAAAGACTAGAAGTGGATACTTACATAAAATTAGAGAGCTAGAAGAAAATTTCGAGGAAGGTCATTCATCAGCTGAAGCATTAGAAAAAGTAATCCGCAAGTTGTGTGATGGAAATCAGCAAATTGCAAAATATATCACTGCGATTAAAAAATATGAACGAGATGTACTTGGCAGCCCGAAAATTTTACTTTACGGTGAGCCATTGGAAAGGCTGCGGCAGATGCAACCTAAAAATAAATCAGCTAAGAAGCTTAATTATTCAGAAAAAACTTATATAAAAAAGTTTAATCGAATTGAGAATGAAAAGCTGAAGCTTGCATTCCGTTTGCAAGAAAAATCAGGCTTACGTATTAGTGAAATTGCAGAACTTCGAGCTAAAGACATTCATTTTGATGAAACAGGTAGAATTTTTTTGAGTGTAAGGAACGGAAAAGGGCGTAAACAAAGAAAAGTGGAGGTGATTGAAGATTCATACCTAAGAGAACATTTATCGGCGTATACGTGCCAATTTGAGGCAGATGAAAAGCTATTTTACTCTGCTAGTTATATGATGAAAAAAGCAGGCGAATATGGAATGGAAACACATGATTTGCGACGTATTAATGCTAGGGAACGTTTTCGTGCAGAACGAAATTTAGGAAGTACGAAAACAGCAGCTAGACGGGCAGTTGGAAAACAACTTGGGCATAGTAATCCAAAGACAACAAATTTATATTTGGGAGAGGAATGGAACGAAGAAAGGGGCGAGGTAAGTGGCGAAATCGAATCTTGA
- a CDS encoding metal-dependent hydrolase yields MNYITHSLGGVAAGFAVISATGISDPVQQTTVVTGAVLGSLFPDIDHRKSWIGHKAPIAAEVASGLFKHRGFLHTPVFILLIWILLSAGIPIWFGGSPQLHLAILFKQGFVPGMLSHLILDTLNIQGIMWLWPISKKRQHILPIRTGSLGEAAVCAVLSAVLLGQYNIFF; encoded by the coding sequence TTGAATTATATAACACATTCATTAGGTGGTGTGGCTGCGGGCTTTGCAGTTATATCAGCAACAGGAATCAGTGATCCTGTGCAGCAAACTACAGTAGTGACAGGGGCTGTTTTAGGATCACTGTTTCCAGACATAGATCATAGAAAAAGCTGGATTGGACATAAGGCTCCAATTGCAGCAGAAGTGGCTTCGGGCTTGTTTAAGCACCGGGGCTTTTTACATACGCCGGTTTTTATACTACTTATCTGGATCCTGCTTTCTGCGGGAATTCCGATCTGGTTTGGAGGATCACCACAGTTGCATCTTGCGATACTATTTAAACAGGGCTTTGTTCCTGGTATGTTGTCCCATTTAATATTAGATACTTTAAATATACAAGGAATCATGTGGCTTTGGCCAATATCAAAAAAACGGCAGCATATCCTACCGATTCGAACAGGGAGTTTAGGTGAGGCTGCCGTTTGCGCGGTGCTGAGTGCTGTGCTGCTTGGACAATATAATATATTTTTTTAA
- a CDS encoding DUF2786 domain-containing protein, translating to MSDILEKIKKLQVLAERGLDGERENAEKMVEILMKKHGISTVDLEEEKENYYLFAYNGKTERQLLIQVSND from the coding sequence ATGAGTGATATTTTAGAGAAAATCAAGAAGCTTCAGGTACTTGCTGAGCGTGGTCTTGACGGTGAAAGGGAAAATGCTGAGAAAATGGTAGAAATTCTTATGAAAAAACATGGAATTTCTACAGTAGATTTAGAAGAAGAAAAAGAAAATTACTACTTATTTGCATATAACGGTAAAACTGAAAGACAACTACTTATTCAGGTAAGTAATGATTAA
- a CDS encoding YopX family protein, protein MIITAKIDIDVEESGLSLNKIKDNLIAFTRNLIVNGAENEEIGLTLLEVSYTEFSRKCTGKHDVNGELLYEGDILESLAGGQIIEIRYGKYSAYCPADKSVMDGVGFYAIAEGYPEMPIGDTETYAKKIGDIYSNPELAVHMEADI, encoded by the coding sequence ATGATTATAACGGCAAAGATAGATATTGACGTAGAAGAAAGTGGTTTAAGTTTGAATAAGATTAAAGATAATCTTATAGCTTTTACTAGAAACTTAATAGTTAATGGTGCTGAAAATGAAGAGATAGGATTAACTTTACTCGAAGTGTCTTATACAGAATTTTCGAGAAAATGCACAGGAAAACATGATGTTAACGGAGAACTGTTGTATGAAGGTGATATATTAGAAAGTCTTGCAGGTGGACAAATAATAGAAATAAGATATGGAAAATATAGTGCTTATTGTCCTGCTGATAAAAGCGTTATGGATGGAGTTGGGTTTTATGCAATAGCAGAAGGGTACCCTGAAATGCCGATTGGAGACACTGAAACGTATGCTAAGAAAATTGGTGATATTTACAGTAATCCTGAACTGGCAGTACATATGGAAGCGGACATTTAA
- a CDS encoding YopX family protein has product MRENEFRGKHIHAMDVNKHLDGTWVYGYLSADNYINSSVYIGEIMVAPETVGRYTCKCDISGQEVFEGDIIESHIGGQVLTNNLVIRYGVYQAYCPIDKCFMDSVGFYASGKNLPDMPIGRLEEYAKVIGNIIDNPELVNW; this is encoded by the coding sequence ATGAGAGAAAATGAATTTAGAGGTAAGCATATTCACGCAATGGATGTAAACAAGCATTTAGACGGCACGTGGGTGTATGGGTATTTATCAGCAGATAATTACATAAATTCATCAGTTTACATAGGCGAAATAATGGTTGCACCTGAAACAGTAGGGCGATATACATGCAAATGTGATATATCTGGCCAAGAAGTATTTGAAGGAGATATTATTGAAAGTCATATAGGAGGACAAGTCCTTACTAATAACTTAGTTATAAGGTATGGGGTATATCAAGCTTATTGTCCAATAGACAAATGCTTTATGGACAGTGTAGGCTTTTACGCTTCCGGAAAAAACTTGCCGGATATGCCCATTGGACGGCTGGAGGAGTATGCCAAAGTAATTGGAAATATCATTGATAATCCAGAATTAGTGAACTGGTAA
- a CDS encoding ParB/RepB/Spo0J family partition protein yields the protein MNNSNSIRPKCLGDTKQSFEENSKKRVQALRGIMSPGAQTANTDNYTMLPISQLQEFKNHPFQVRQDDEMIELVESIKQVGVVEPILVRCTSEENYEILAGHRRTAAGKMAGLTDIPAKIMNVDDDTATIIMTDTNLKQREKILPSEKAKAYAMQIEIYKRQGKRTDLTSCQVGTKLDAGKIVADNNGDKKRNVYRYIRLNQLIPDLLEMVDEEDISFGAAYELSFLNQEEQGIVLDGICNARIKKVSIEMAEILRKLSENSELTEQTPFETLLKEEKTETPAFDPIKLFKKATASVNKAIKKEKILQDCSVDTNELEQVIMTAIKAYVVQKKAGKEAENTGNEF from the coding sequence ATGAATAACAGTAACAGCATTCGGCCTAAATGCCTTGGTGATACAAAACAAAGCTTTGAGGAAAATTCAAAAAAAAGAGTACAGGCCTTAAGAGGGATTATGAGCCCTGGTGCACAGACGGCAAATACAGACAATTATACTATGCTGCCTATTTCCCAATTGCAAGAATTTAAGAATCATCCTTTTCAGGTAAGACAAGATGATGAGATGATAGAATTGGTAGAATCCATTAAGCAGGTTGGGGTAGTAGAACCAATCCTTGTTCGATGTACTAGCGAAGAAAATTACGAAATATTAGCTGGGCATCGAAGAACGGCTGCCGGAAAGATGGCAGGGCTAACAGATATACCAGCAAAAATCATGAATGTGGATGATGATACTGCAACCATTATTATGACGGATACTAATTTAAAGCAGAGAGAAAAAATATTACCTAGTGAAAAGGCGAAGGCTTATGCGATGCAGATAGAAATCTATAAAAGACAGGGAAAGAGGACAGATCTAACTTCGTGCCAAGTTGGCACTAAGTTAGATGCTGGGAAAATTGTTGCAGATAATAATGGAGATAAGAAGCGAAATGTGTATCGATATATTCGCTTAAATCAATTGATTCCTGATTTGTTGGAAATGGTTGATGAGGAAGATATTTCATTTGGTGCTGCCTATGAACTTTCTTTTTTAAATCAAGAAGAACAAGGTATTGTATTAGATGGTATTTGTAATGCACGAATTAAGAAGGTGTCTATAGAAATGGCTGAGATATTACGAAAGCTGTCTGAAAATAGTGAGTTAACAGAGCAAACACCTTTTGAGACATTATTAAAGGAAGAAAAAACGGAGACACCAGCTTTTGATCCAATAAAGCTTTTTAAAAAAGCGACTGCCAGTGTGAACAAAGCAATCAAAAAGGAAAAGATTCTGCAAGATTGTTCTGTGGATACGAATGAACTGGAACAAGTAATTATGACCGCAATTAAGGCTTACGTTGTGCAGAAAAAGGCAGGAAAAGAAGCTGAAAATACCGGTAATGAGTTTTAA